One genomic window of Mus musculus strain C57BL/6J chromosome 4, GRCm38.p6 C57BL/6J includes the following:
- the Mup13 gene encoding major urinary protein 13 isoform X1 codes for MKMLLLLCLGLTLVCVHAEEASSTGRNFNVEKINGEWHTIILASDKREKIEEHGNFRLFLEQIHVLENSLVLKVHTVRDEECSELSMVADKTEKAGKYSVTYDGFNTFTIPKTDYDNFLMAHLINEKDGETFQLMGLYGREPDLSSDIKERFAQLCEEHGILRENIIDLSNAMDLVPEHVLVLTLQIAASRPENEEWPEPPVLSGDFSPGLHHHPFLSIQHPQYKFCDLHSILSH; via the exons ATGAAGATGCTGTTGCTGCTGTGTTTGGGACTGACCCTAGTCTGTGTCCATGCAGAAGAAGCTAGTTCTACGGGAAGGAACTTTAATGTAGAAAAG ATTAATGGGGAATGGCATACTATTATCCTGGCctctgacaaaagagaaaagatagaagaaCATGGCAACTTTAGACTTTTTCTGGAGCAAATCCATGTCTTGGAGAATTCCTTAGTTCTTAAAGTCCATACTGT AAGAGATGAAGAGTGCTCGGAATTATCTATGGTTGctgacaaaacagaaaaggctGGTAAATATTCTGTGACGT ATGATGGATTCAATACATTTACTATACCTAAGACAGACTATGATAACTTTCTTATGGCTCATCTCATTAACGAAAAGGATGGGGAAACCTTCCAGCTGATGGGGCTCTATG GCCGAGAACCAGATTTGAGTTCAGACATCAAGGAAAGGTTTGCACAACTATGTGAGGAGCATGGAATCCTTAGAGAAAATATCATTGACCTATCCAATGCCA TGGACCTGGTACCTGAACATGTTCTTGTTCTCACACTACAGATCGCTGCCTCCAGGCCCGAGAATGAAGAATGGCCTGAGCCTCCAG TGTTGAGTGGAGACTTCTCACCAGGACTCCACCATCATCCCTTCCTATCCATACAGCATCCCCAGTATAAATTCTGTGATCTGCATTCCATCCTGTCTCACTGA
- the Mup13 gene encoding major urinary protein 13 precursor, with product MKMLLLLCLGLTLVCVHAEEASSTGRNFNVEKINGEWHTIILASDKREKIEEHGNFRLFLEQIHVLENSLVLKVHTVRDEECSELSMVADKTEKAGKYSVTYDGFNTFTIPKTDYDNFLMAHLINEKDGETFQLMGLYGREPDLSSDIKERFAQLCEEHGILRENIIDLSNANRCLQARE from the exons ATGAAGATGCTGTTGCTGCTGTGTTTGGGACTGACCCTAGTCTGTGTCCATGCAGAAGAAGCTAGTTCTACGGGAAGGAACTTTAATGTAGAAAAG ATTAATGGGGAATGGCATACTATTATCCTGGCctctgacaaaagagaaaagatagaagaaCATGGCAACTTTAGACTTTTTCTGGAGCAAATCCATGTCTTGGAGAATTCCTTAGTTCTTAAAGTCCATACTGT AAGAGATGAAGAGTGCTCGGAATTATCTATGGTTGctgacaaaacagaaaaggctGGTAAATATTCTGTGACGT ATGATGGATTCAATACATTTACTATACCTAAGACAGACTATGATAACTTTCTTATGGCTCATCTCATTAACGAAAAGGATGGGGAAACCTTCCAGCTGATGGGGCTCTATG GCCGAGAACCAGATTTGAGTTCAGACATCAAGGAAAGGTTTGCACAACTATGTGAGGAGCATGGAATCCTTAGAGAAAATATCATTGACCTATCCAATGCCA ATCGCTGCCTCCAGGCCCGAGAATGA